A genome region from Brienomyrus brachyistius isolate T26 chromosome 23, BBRACH_0.4, whole genome shotgun sequence includes the following:
- the LOC125719396 gene encoding ephrin type-A receptor 10-like isoform X5 — translation MELFKTLTLMLWILLLQRRHGCLAEEVVLLNSKESQAELGWTSYPANGWEEISGVDEKYKPIRTYQVCNVMEPNQNNWLQTGWIRRQGGQRIFIELQFTLRDCNSIPGVAGTCKETFNLLYAESDLDLGQVTREDRYTKIDTIAADESFTQGDLGERKMKLNTEVREIWQLSRRGFHLAFQDVGACVALVAVRVYYKRCPSTVQSLAVFPDTVAEAAFATLVEVRGVCVNNSEVDPDSAPRMHCSAEGEWLVPIGKCSCSAGFEEGHSSCEESKAIGQSETTR, via the exons TTGTCCTGCTCAACTCAAAGGAATCCCAGGCAGAGCTGGGTTGGACGTCTTACCCCGCAAATGGG TGGGAAGAGATCAGCGGTGTGGACGAGAAGTACAAGCCCATCAGGACGTACCAGGTGTGCAACGTGATGGAGCCCAACCAGAACAACTGGCTGCAGACGGGTTGGATCAGGCGCCAGGGTGGCCAGCGCATCTTCATTGAGCTGCAGTTTACGCTGCGTGACTGCAACAGCATCCCGGGGGTGGCCGGCACCTGCAAGGAGACCTTCAACCTGCTGTATGCCGAGTCTGACCTGGACCTGGGTCAGGTGACCCGCGAGGACCGCTACACCAAGATCGACACCATCGCCGCCGACGAGAGCTTTACACAGGGCGACTTGGGCGAGCGAAAGATGAAACTCAACACGGAGGTGCGGGAGATCTGGCAGCTCAGCCGGCGCGGCTTCCACTTGGCCTTCCAGGACGTGGGCGCCTGTGTGGCCCTGGTGGCTGTTCGCGTGTACTACAAGCGCTGCCCGTCCACCGTGCAGAGCCTGGCCGTGTTCCCCGATACGGTGGCGGAGGCAGCGTTCGCCACGCTGGTCGAAGTGCGTGGCGTCTGTGTCAACAACTCGGAGGTGGACCCCGACAGTGCTCCCAGGATGCACTGCAGCGCCGAGGGCGAGTGGCTCGTCCCCATCGGAAAGTGCAGCTGCAGCGCTGGGTTCGAGGAGGGCCACAGCAGCTGCGAGG AGTCTAAGGCAATTGGTCAGTCGGAAACCACAAGATGA